From the genome of Callithrix jacchus isolate 240 chromosome 7, calJac240_pri, whole genome shotgun sequence, one region includes:
- the LUZP1 gene encoding leucine zipper protein 1 isoform X1, with the protein MAEFTSYKETASSRHLRFKLQSLSRRLDELEEATKNLQKAEDELLDLQDKVIQAEGSNSSMLAEIEVLRQRVLRIEGKDEEIKRAEDLCRLMKEKLEEEENLTRELKSEIERLQKRMAELEKLEEAFSRSKNDCTQLCLSLNEERNLTKKISSELEMLRVKVKELESSEDRLDKTEQSLASELEKLKSLTLSFVSERKYLNEKDKENEKLIKELTQKLEQNKKMSRDYTRNASNLERNDLRIEDGISSTLPSKESRRKGALDYLKQVENETRNKSENEKNRNQEDNKVKDLNQEIEKLKTQIKHFESLEEELKKMKAKNNDLQDNYLSEQNKNKLLASQLEEIKLQIKKQKELENGEVEGEDAFLSSKGRHERTKFRGHGSEAPVSKHTARELSPQHKRERLRNREFANNENYPLSNRQVSSPSFTNRRAAKAAHMGVSTESGTQETKRTEDRFAPGSSQSEGKKSREQPSVLSRYPPAAQEHSKVWKGTPKPGTESGLKGKVEKATRTFNDTTHGSVPSDAPGRADKASDTSSETMFGKRGHVPGNGSQVTQAANSGCSNKAIGALASSRRSSSEGLSKGRKAANGLEADTSSPNSKAPVLSKYPYSSRSQENILQGFSTSHKEGVDQPVAVVMEDSSQHEALRCRVTKSSGREKQDSDDDLDIASLVTAKLVNTTITPEPESRLQPNSREKVKSRGAPRTSLFENDKDAGIENESVKSVRASSNAMELPDTNGAGVKSQRPFSPREALRSRAVIKPVIIDKDVKKIMGGSGTETTLEKQKLISKPGSNKVTSSITIYPSDSGSPRAAPGEAPRERHTSTSNIQVGPPELTSVSNHISSPFELSIHKHDITLQLAEAERMADGPLKNRPETVVSRSSIIIKPSDPVERNSHAPPVETIRWKSHSAPSEVGSSDARHVTVRNAWKSRRDLKSLEDPLTRIGKNMESTNAYTQRSSTDFSELEQPRAYLFEQGTRRVGPSSGDATEPSSRRTQSSLTVSEVLTRRNRVGDTVTVVAWNHSAGMLGVPVLPDFQGTYILAHTQEEEGEDCTLSVCKQLHNSLDPSDLPVKQGPPEPGRVRAEERLWSTRPCAEEN; encoded by the exons GCTACAAGGAGACGGCCTCCAGCCGCCACTTGCGGTTTAAGCTACAGAGTCTAAGCCGCCGCCTTGATGAGTTGGAGGAAGCCACGAAAAACCTCCAGAAAGCAGAGGATGAACTCCTGGATCTCCAGGACAAGGTGATTCAGGCGGAAGGTAGCAACTCAAGCATGTTGGCAGAGATTGAAGTGCTGCGCCAGCGGGTGCTGAGAATTGAAGGcaaagatgaggaaattaagagaGCAGAGGATCTGTGTCGTCTGATGAAGGAGAAACTTGAAGAGGAGGAAAACCTCACCCGGGAGCTGAAATCTGAGATTGAACGGCTTCAGAAACGAATGGCTGAATTAGAGAAGCTAGAAGAGGCCTTCAGCAGGAGTAAGAATGACTGTACCCAGCTGTGTCTGAGCCTGAATGAGGAGAGAAATTTGACCAAGAAAATCTCCTCTGAGCTGGAAATGCTCAGAGTCAAAGTGAAGGAACTAGAATCTTCTGAGGACCGCCTGGATAAAACTGAGCAGAGTTTAGCATCGGAGTTAGAAAAGCTGAAATCGTTAACTCTGAGCTTTGTGAGTGAGAGAAAATACTTGAatgaaaaggataaagaaaatgagaaattgatAAAAGAACTCACTCAAAAACTAGAGCAGAACAAAAaaatgagccgagattatacaAGGAATGCTTCTAATCTGGAAAGAAATGACTTACGGATTGAGGATGGCATCTCCTCCACGTTGCCATCCAAAGAGTCAAGAAGGAAGGGGGCTCTGGACTATCTAAAGCAGGTGGAGAATGAAACAAGAAACAAATCAGAAAATGAGAAGAACCGAAACCAGGAAGACAACAAAGTCAAAGACCTGAACCAGGAGATTGAGAAGCTGAAGACGCAGATCAAACACTTTGAATCGTTGGAAGAAGAGCTTAAGAAAATGAAGGCCAAAAATAATGACCTTCAGGATAATTACCtaagtgaacaaaataaaaacaagttattaGCCAGTCAACTGGAGGAGATAAAGCTAcaaatcaagaaacagaaagagttAGAAAATGGGGAGGTAGAAGGGGAAGATGCTTTCCTGTCCAGCAAAGGCAGACATGAGAGGACTAAGTTTAGAGGCCATGGAAGTGAAGCTCCTGTGTCCAAGCACACAGCACGGGAACTGTCTCCTCAGCATAAGCGGGAACGACTCCGGAACAGGGAGTTTGCTAACAATGAGAACTATCCTCTGAGCAACAGGCAGGTTTCTTCTCCCAGTTTCACCAACAGGAGGGCAGCAAAAGCTGCTCACATGGGGGTAAGTACAGAGAGTGGGACTCAGGAGACAAAGAGAACTGAAGACCGATTTGCACCCGGATCCTCCCAGAGCGAAGGGAAGAAGTCTAGGGAGCAGCCCTCGGTGCTTAGTCGCTAccctccagctgctcaggagcacAGTaaagtgtggaaggggactcccaAGCCGGGCACCGAGAGTGGACTGAAGGGAAAAGTAGAGAAGGCAACACGAACATTTAATGACACCACCCATGGATCAGTTCCTAGTGATGCACCGGGTAGAGCTGACAAGGCTTCTGACACCTCCTCTGAAACTATGTTTGGCAAGAGGGGACATGTGCCTGGCAATGGAAGTCAAGTAACTCAGGCTGCAAACTCTGGATGTTCTAATAAGGCCATTGGAGCTCTGGCCTCATCTCGAAGATCCTCCTCAGAAGGGCTCTCTAAAGGCAGAAAGGCTGCCAATGGCCTTGAGGCCGATACCAGTTCCCCAAATTCCAAGGCTCCTGTTTTATCAAAGTATCCTTATAGCTCTAGAAGCCAAGAGAACATCCTTCAGGGATTTTCAACCTCACATAAAGAAGGAGTTGATCAGCCTGTAGCTGTTGTGATGGAAGACAGCAGTCAACATGAAGCCTTGAGGTGTCGAGTTACCAAATCCAGTGGCAGAGAGAAGCAGGACTCAGATGATGACTTGGACATAGCGTCTCTTGTTACTGCCAAGTTGGTAAATACCACCATCACTCCAGAGCCAGAGTCCAGACTACAGCCTAACTCTAGAGAAAAGGTCAAATCCCGAGGGGCACCTAGAACCTCCCTATTTGAGAATGATAAGGATGCTGGAATAGAGAATGAATCTGTGAAATCTGTCAGAGCCTCCTCCAATGCCATGGAGCTCCCAGATACCAATGGTGCCGGGGTAAAAAGCCAGAGGCCCTTTAGCCCCAGAGAGGCCTTGCGGTCTAGAGCTGTCATCAAGCCTGTTATCATTGATAAGGATGTGAAAAAAATCATGGGAGGATCTGGAACAGAGACTACGttggagaaacagaaactcatCTCCAAACCAGGGTCAAACAAAGTGACAAGCAGCATTACTATCTATCCCTCAGACAGTGGCAGCCCCAGAGCCGCTCCAGGTGAGGCCCCGAGGGAGAGGCACACATCTACTAGCAATATCCAGGTGGGGCCGCCGGAGCTCACATCAGTTAGCAACCACATTAGCTCTCCTTTTGAGCTCTCCATCCACAAACATGACATCACCCTGCAGCTTGCAGAAGCTGAGAGAATGGCAGACGGGCCCCTGAAGAACAGGCCAGAAACAGTGGTCTCTCGGAGCAGCATTATAATCAAGCCATCAGATCCTGTGGAGAGGAATAGCCATGCACCTCCAGTGGAGACAATCAGGTGGAAAAGCCATAGTGCCCCTTCAGAAGTGGGCTCCTCAGATGCCAGACATGTTACTGTGCGGAATGCCTGGAAGAGTAGGCGAGACTTGAAATCTTTAGAAGACCCCCTAACTCGAATAGGTAAAAACATGGAATCTACCAATGCCTACACCCAGCGGTCTTCCACAGACTTCTCAGAACTTGAACAGCCCAGGGCCTACCTTTTTGAGCAGGGCACTCGAAGGGTAGGACCAAGTTCAGGGGATGCCACCGAGCCCTCCTCCAGAAGGACCCAAAGTAGCCTCACTGTGTCCGAAGTGCTTACCCGTCGGAATCGGGTAGGAGACACTGTCACTGTTGTAGCCTGGAACCACTCAGCAGGCATG CTTGGAGTTCCTGTTCTACCTGATTTCCAAGGAACTTACATATTGGCCCATACTCAG gaggaagaaggggaagactGTACACTCAGTGTCTGCAAGCAACTGCACAACTCCTTGGACCCATCTGACCTGCCTGTGAAGCAGGGGCCACCAGAGCCTGGTCGGGTACGGGCTGAGGAACGATTATGGTCaaccaggccctgtgctgaggAGAACTGA
- the LUZP1 gene encoding leucine zipper protein 1 isoform X2 → MAEFTSYKETASSRHLRFKLQSLSRRLDELEEATKNLQKAEDELLDLQDKVIQAEGSNSSMLAEIEVLRQRVLRIEGKDEEIKRAEDLCRLMKEKLEEEENLTRELKSEIERLQKRMAELEKLEEAFSRSKNDCTQLCLSLNEERNLTKKISSELEMLRVKVKELESSEDRLDKTEQSLASELEKLKSLTLSFVSERKYLNEKDKENEKLIKELTQKLEQNKKMSRDYTRNASNLERNDLRIEDGISSTLPSKESRRKGALDYLKQVENETRNKSENEKNRNQEDNKVKDLNQEIEKLKTQIKHFESLEEELKKMKAKNNDLQDNYLSEQNKNKLLASQLEEIKLQIKKQKELENGEVEGEDAFLSSKGRHERTKFRGHGSEAPVSKHTARELSPQHKRERLRNREFANNENYPLSNRQVSSPSFTNRRAAKAAHMGVSTESGTQETKRTEDRFAPGSSQSEGKKSREQPSVLSRYPPAAQEHSKVWKGTPKPGTESGLKGKVEKATRTFNDTTHGSVPSDAPGRADKASDTSSETMFGKRGHVPGNGSQVTQAANSGCSNKAIGALASSRRSSSEGLSKGRKAANGLEADTSSPNSKAPVLSKYPYSSRSQENILQGFSTSHKEGVDQPVAVVMEDSSQHEALRCRVTKSSGREKQDSDDDLDIASLVTAKLVNTTITPEPESRLQPNSREKVKSRGAPRTSLFENDKDAGIENESVKSVRASSNAMELPDTNGAGVKSQRPFSPREALRSRAVIKPVIIDKDVKKIMGGSGTETTLEKQKLISKPGSNKVTSSITIYPSDSGSPRAAPGEAPRERHTSTSNIQVGPPELTSVSNHISSPFELSIHKHDITLQLAEAERMADGPLKNRPETVVSRSSIIIKPSDPVERNSHAPPVETIRWKSHSAPSEVGSSDARHVTVRNAWKSRRDLKSLEDPLTRIGKNMESTNAYTQRSSTDFSELEQPRAYLFEQGTRRVGPSSGDATEPSSRRTQSSLTVSEVLTRRNRVGDTVTVVAWNHSAGMEEEGEDCTLSVCKQLHNSLDPSDLPVKQGPPEPGRVRAEERLWSTRPCAEEN, encoded by the exons GCTACAAGGAGACGGCCTCCAGCCGCCACTTGCGGTTTAAGCTACAGAGTCTAAGCCGCCGCCTTGATGAGTTGGAGGAAGCCACGAAAAACCTCCAGAAAGCAGAGGATGAACTCCTGGATCTCCAGGACAAGGTGATTCAGGCGGAAGGTAGCAACTCAAGCATGTTGGCAGAGATTGAAGTGCTGCGCCAGCGGGTGCTGAGAATTGAAGGcaaagatgaggaaattaagagaGCAGAGGATCTGTGTCGTCTGATGAAGGAGAAACTTGAAGAGGAGGAAAACCTCACCCGGGAGCTGAAATCTGAGATTGAACGGCTTCAGAAACGAATGGCTGAATTAGAGAAGCTAGAAGAGGCCTTCAGCAGGAGTAAGAATGACTGTACCCAGCTGTGTCTGAGCCTGAATGAGGAGAGAAATTTGACCAAGAAAATCTCCTCTGAGCTGGAAATGCTCAGAGTCAAAGTGAAGGAACTAGAATCTTCTGAGGACCGCCTGGATAAAACTGAGCAGAGTTTAGCATCGGAGTTAGAAAAGCTGAAATCGTTAACTCTGAGCTTTGTGAGTGAGAGAAAATACTTGAatgaaaaggataaagaaaatgagaaattgatAAAAGAACTCACTCAAAAACTAGAGCAGAACAAAAaaatgagccgagattatacaAGGAATGCTTCTAATCTGGAAAGAAATGACTTACGGATTGAGGATGGCATCTCCTCCACGTTGCCATCCAAAGAGTCAAGAAGGAAGGGGGCTCTGGACTATCTAAAGCAGGTGGAGAATGAAACAAGAAACAAATCAGAAAATGAGAAGAACCGAAACCAGGAAGACAACAAAGTCAAAGACCTGAACCAGGAGATTGAGAAGCTGAAGACGCAGATCAAACACTTTGAATCGTTGGAAGAAGAGCTTAAGAAAATGAAGGCCAAAAATAATGACCTTCAGGATAATTACCtaagtgaacaaaataaaaacaagttattaGCCAGTCAACTGGAGGAGATAAAGCTAcaaatcaagaaacagaaagagttAGAAAATGGGGAGGTAGAAGGGGAAGATGCTTTCCTGTCCAGCAAAGGCAGACATGAGAGGACTAAGTTTAGAGGCCATGGAAGTGAAGCTCCTGTGTCCAAGCACACAGCACGGGAACTGTCTCCTCAGCATAAGCGGGAACGACTCCGGAACAGGGAGTTTGCTAACAATGAGAACTATCCTCTGAGCAACAGGCAGGTTTCTTCTCCCAGTTTCACCAACAGGAGGGCAGCAAAAGCTGCTCACATGGGGGTAAGTACAGAGAGTGGGACTCAGGAGACAAAGAGAACTGAAGACCGATTTGCACCCGGATCCTCCCAGAGCGAAGGGAAGAAGTCTAGGGAGCAGCCCTCGGTGCTTAGTCGCTAccctccagctgctcaggagcacAGTaaagtgtggaaggggactcccaAGCCGGGCACCGAGAGTGGACTGAAGGGAAAAGTAGAGAAGGCAACACGAACATTTAATGACACCACCCATGGATCAGTTCCTAGTGATGCACCGGGTAGAGCTGACAAGGCTTCTGACACCTCCTCTGAAACTATGTTTGGCAAGAGGGGACATGTGCCTGGCAATGGAAGTCAAGTAACTCAGGCTGCAAACTCTGGATGTTCTAATAAGGCCATTGGAGCTCTGGCCTCATCTCGAAGATCCTCCTCAGAAGGGCTCTCTAAAGGCAGAAAGGCTGCCAATGGCCTTGAGGCCGATACCAGTTCCCCAAATTCCAAGGCTCCTGTTTTATCAAAGTATCCTTATAGCTCTAGAAGCCAAGAGAACATCCTTCAGGGATTTTCAACCTCACATAAAGAAGGAGTTGATCAGCCTGTAGCTGTTGTGATGGAAGACAGCAGTCAACATGAAGCCTTGAGGTGTCGAGTTACCAAATCCAGTGGCAGAGAGAAGCAGGACTCAGATGATGACTTGGACATAGCGTCTCTTGTTACTGCCAAGTTGGTAAATACCACCATCACTCCAGAGCCAGAGTCCAGACTACAGCCTAACTCTAGAGAAAAGGTCAAATCCCGAGGGGCACCTAGAACCTCCCTATTTGAGAATGATAAGGATGCTGGAATAGAGAATGAATCTGTGAAATCTGTCAGAGCCTCCTCCAATGCCATGGAGCTCCCAGATACCAATGGTGCCGGGGTAAAAAGCCAGAGGCCCTTTAGCCCCAGAGAGGCCTTGCGGTCTAGAGCTGTCATCAAGCCTGTTATCATTGATAAGGATGTGAAAAAAATCATGGGAGGATCTGGAACAGAGACTACGttggagaaacagaaactcatCTCCAAACCAGGGTCAAACAAAGTGACAAGCAGCATTACTATCTATCCCTCAGACAGTGGCAGCCCCAGAGCCGCTCCAGGTGAGGCCCCGAGGGAGAGGCACACATCTACTAGCAATATCCAGGTGGGGCCGCCGGAGCTCACATCAGTTAGCAACCACATTAGCTCTCCTTTTGAGCTCTCCATCCACAAACATGACATCACCCTGCAGCTTGCAGAAGCTGAGAGAATGGCAGACGGGCCCCTGAAGAACAGGCCAGAAACAGTGGTCTCTCGGAGCAGCATTATAATCAAGCCATCAGATCCTGTGGAGAGGAATAGCCATGCACCTCCAGTGGAGACAATCAGGTGGAAAAGCCATAGTGCCCCTTCAGAAGTGGGCTCCTCAGATGCCAGACATGTTACTGTGCGGAATGCCTGGAAGAGTAGGCGAGACTTGAAATCTTTAGAAGACCCCCTAACTCGAATAGGTAAAAACATGGAATCTACCAATGCCTACACCCAGCGGTCTTCCACAGACTTCTCAGAACTTGAACAGCCCAGGGCCTACCTTTTTGAGCAGGGCACTCGAAGGGTAGGACCAAGTTCAGGGGATGCCACCGAGCCCTCCTCCAGAAGGACCCAAAGTAGCCTCACTGTGTCCGAAGTGCTTACCCGTCGGAATCGGGTAGGAGACACTGTCACTGTTGTAGCCTGGAACCACTCAGCAGGCATG gaggaagaaggggaagactGTACACTCAGTGTCTGCAAGCAACTGCACAACTCCTTGGACCCATCTGACCTGCCTGTGAAGCAGGGGCCACCAGAGCCTGGTCGGGTACGGGCTGAGGAACGATTATGGTCaaccaggccctgtgctgaggAGAACTGA